From Candidatus Zixiibacteriota bacterium, one genomic window encodes:
- a CDS encoding ethylbenzene dehydrogenase-related protein, with protein MKRILCASAATLVGLLLAAASRTAELKPPAPTPKLLALGKQIYARQCAACHGARGMGDGEAAYLLYPKPRNFVAANYRLVSTWDRVPTDQDLFNTITRGMPGSAMPSWSHLPAEQRWALVYYIKSLAEKPLVVKPARNPGADGTGGEGVIAVPPEPPYNASARARALELFKDACAACHGATAKGDGVQEQIDDEGYPTRPRDLTAGIFKGSPDPVALYRRIIAGIPGSPMPSSDWAYGEDAWHLVHYVLSLSSERQRQRVEMKKFTIVAPRVKELPLHPDSGVWRSAPPVNLHLMPLWWRSDRPEEVTVRALHDGKDIALLMVWADATHDHTAMRPQDFRDAAAVQFSLKSDPPFFAMGEAGSFVNIWMWKSERQADLEPAFQDLEKVYPNLGIDSYPNLTRSPLEQPYRNALTLQSDRTFVTGWGAGNIVSDPQRKSPAEDLNAQGFGTLRARPPADQQVEAKGIYSAGSYRVMFKRSLKPSGKNAVAFKPGSTIPVAFAVWNGSAGDRDGKKSVTIWQDLKIAK; from the coding sequence ATGAAACGAATCCTCTGCGCTTCGGCCGCAACTCTCGTGGGGCTCTTGTTGGCCGCCGCCTCGCGGACGGCGGAGCTCAAGCCGCCGGCGCCGACGCCGAAGCTGCTCGCGCTCGGAAAACAGATCTACGCCAGGCAGTGCGCAGCGTGCCACGGCGCTCGAGGCATGGGCGACGGCGAGGCCGCTTATCTTCTCTATCCCAAACCGAGAAATTTCGTCGCCGCCAACTATCGCCTGGTATCGACGTGGGACCGCGTGCCGACCGATCAGGATCTCTTCAATACGATCACGCGCGGCATGCCGGGTTCGGCCATGCCTTCCTGGAGCCATCTACCCGCCGAGCAGCGCTGGGCGCTGGTTTACTACATCAAGTCCCTCGCCGAGAAGCCGCTCGTCGTCAAGCCGGCCAGGAACCCCGGCGCGGACGGCACGGGTGGGGAGGGAGTCATCGCGGTGCCCCCGGAGCCGCCGTACAACGCGAGCGCGAGAGCCAGGGCTCTGGAGCTCTTCAAGGACGCCTGCGCCGCCTGCCACGGGGCGACCGCCAAGGGCGACGGCGTGCAGGAGCAAATCGACGACGAGGGCTACCCGACCCGTCCGCGCGATCTTACGGCCGGCATCTTCAAGGGAAGCCCCGACCCCGTCGCGCTGTACCGCCGTATCATCGCCGGCATTCCCGGCAGCCCGATGCCGTCGAGCGACTGGGCGTACGGCGAGGACGCCTGGCACCTCGTCCATTACGTGCTGTCGCTTTCGAGCGAGCGCCAGCGCCAGCGCGTGGAGATGAAGAAGTTCACGATCGTGGCTCCGCGCGTCAAAGAGCTGCCGCTGCACCCGGATTCGGGCGTCTGGCGATCGGCGCCTCCCGTGAACCTCCATCTGATGCCGCTGTGGTGGCGGAGCGACCGGCCCGAAGAGGTCACCGTCCGGGCGCTGCACGACGGCAAGGACATCGCGCTGCTCATGGTCTGGGCCGACGCCACGCACGACCACACCGCCATGCGCCCCCAGGACTTCCGGGACGCGGCGGCCGTCCAGTTCTCTCTGAAGAGCGACCCGCCCTTCTTCGCGATGGGCGAGGCGGGCAGCTTCGTCAACATCTGGATGTGGAAATCGGAGCGGCAGGCGGACCTGGAGCCCGCGTTCCAGGATCTCGAAAAGGTCTATCCCAATCTGGGAATCGACTCGTACCCCAATCTCACGCGCTCGCCGCTGGAGCAGCCCTATCGCAACGCCCTGACGCTCCAGTCCGACAGGACCTTCGTCACCGGATGGGGCGCCGGCAACATCGTTTCCGACCCGCAGCGCAAGAGCCCGGCCGAGGATCTGAACGCCCAGGGATTCGGGACCCTGCGGGCGCGGCCGCCCGCGGACCAGCAGGTCGAGGCCAAGGGCATCTACTCGGCGGGCTCCTACCGCGTGATGTTCAAGCGCAGCTTGAAGCCTTCCGGAAAAAACGCCGTGGCTTTCAAACCCGGGAGCACGATACCGGTGGCCTTTGCCGTCTGGAACGGCAGCGCCGGCGATCGCGACGGCAAGAAATCGGTCACGATCTGGCAGGATCTGAAAATCGCGAAATAG